A genomic segment from Bacteroidales bacterium encodes:
- the nadB gene encoding L-aspartate oxidase, with the protein MRKTVDFLVIGSGIAGLSYALKVADHGKVCIITKASADETATKYAQGGIAAVMYTPDTYAKHILDTINAGDDLSNPEIVRIAITESTERVRELVEWGVEFDKKESGRFDLHKEGGHSEFRVLHHKDQTGAEIERALLSKVKSHPNIEILENHYTVDIITQHHLGIDVNRRTPDITCYGAYVLSPGTREIHTILSRMTLLATGGAGMVYGHTTNPEIATGDGIAMVYRAKGVVENMEFIQFHPTTLYNPDEKPSFLITEALRGFGAILKTRNEKEFMNKYDPRGSLAPRDIVARAIDNEMKLSGDDYVCLDCRHLDSNELIKHFPTIYAKCLSLGINITKEMIPVVPGAHYTCGGIKVDEYARSSILNLYATGECASTGLHGANRLASNSLLESAVFSHRAALDSVKRVSDIPVRNDVPDWNAEGMILNEEMVLITQSLKEVQAIMTSYVGIVRSDLRLMRAFERLQIIYRETEDLYNKSILTVKLCELRNIINIGYLIIKMALARKESRGLHYSIDYPNPKVKEHDVHQGNGLTDY; encoded by the coding sequence TTGAGAAAAACTGTCGATTTTCTGGTCATTGGTTCCGGTATAGCCGGTTTGAGTTATGCACTGAAAGTCGCAGACCACGGGAAAGTCTGTATCATCACCAAAGCCAGTGCTGATGAAACTGCAACGAAGTATGCCCAGGGGGGTATTGCAGCCGTGATGTACACACCGGACACTTATGCCAAGCATATCCTCGATACGATCAATGCCGGTGATGACCTGAGCAATCCTGAAATCGTCCGGATTGCCATAACAGAATCAACTGAAAGAGTCAGGGAACTGGTAGAATGGGGAGTCGAGTTTGACAAGAAAGAATCAGGCCGTTTCGATTTGCATAAGGAAGGCGGTCACTCCGAATTCCGTGTACTTCATCACAAGGATCAGACCGGGGCTGAGATAGAGCGCGCTTTGCTGAGTAAAGTTAAAAGCCACCCGAACATCGAAATTCTTGAAAATCATTATACCGTGGATATCATCACCCAGCACCACCTGGGAATTGATGTCAACAGGAGGACACCGGATATCACCTGCTATGGGGCCTACGTGTTAAGTCCTGGTACCAGGGAAATCCATACCATTTTATCACGTATGACTCTCCTGGCAACCGGCGGTGCAGGAATGGTCTATGGTCACACAACCAATCCTGAAATCGCCACGGGGGACGGTATTGCCATGGTTTATCGGGCGAAAGGGGTTGTTGAGAATATGGAATTTATCCAGTTTCATCCCACGACCCTTTATAATCCCGATGAAAAGCCTTCATTCCTGATCACAGAAGCCCTTAGGGGTTTTGGCGCCATCCTGAAAACCAGGAATGAGAAGGAGTTTATGAATAAATATGATCCCAGGGGTTCACTGGCCCCGCGCGATATTGTTGCCCGTGCAATTGATAATGAGATGAAACTTTCGGGTGATGATTACGTTTGCCTGGATTGCCGCCATCTGGATTCAAATGAACTTATCAAACATTTTCCTACTATCTATGCCAAGTGTCTGAGCCTCGGTATTAATATCACTAAAGAGATGATCCCCGTAGTTCCGGGTGCTCATTACACCTGCGGGGGTATCAAGGTAGATGAATATGCACGGAGCAGCATCCTCAACTTATACGCTACCGGAGAATGCGCTTCCACGGGTCTCCATGGGGCTAACAGGCTCGCGTCCAACTCACTTCTCGAGTCAGCTGTTTTCTCACATCGGGCTGCGCTTGATTCAGTTAAAAGAGTGTCAGACATTCCTGTAAGAAATGATGTCCCTGACTGGAATGCTGAAGGGATGATCCTGAACGAAGAAATGGTTCTGATCACACAGAGTCTGAAAGAGGTCCAGGCCATCATGACCAGCTATGTCGGGATTGTGCGGTCCGATTTGCGTTTGATGCGGGCTTTTGAAAGGCTTCAGATCATTTACCGGGAAACGGAAGATCTGTACAACAAGTCGATTCTGACAGTTAAGCTATGTGAGTTAAGAAATATCATCAATATCGGTTACCTGATCATCAAGATGGCTTTAGCCAGGAAGGAAAGCCGCGGACTGCATTACTCGATTGATTATCCAAACCCCAAAGTAAAGGAACATGATGTTCATCAGGGAAACGGCCTCACGGATTATTAA
- the odhB gene encoding 2-oxoglutarate dehydrogenase complex dihydrolipoyllysine-residue succinyltransferase, with protein MIIEVKVPSPGESINEVQLANWMVEDGSFVEKDQEIAEIDSDKATLSISAEQSGVIRILISKGESIAVGSVVARIETDGKAPSEKPMKVATSKKPVSKDEDPSIKLHLSPLAKKLLETNLVSEEDFIEFIRHYRFSKNDVSFILEEKDKVKPAQLPAQPESRGGSRDTERKKMTTLRLKLAERLVSVKNETAMLTTFNEVNMTPVMKIRQQYKDSFKEKHGVSLGFMSFFTKAITEALQHFPQVNAQIDGDEIVFHNYADIGIAVSTPKGLMVPVLRNAEQMSLAEIELKIKELATRARDNKISLDDMKGGTFTITNGGVFGSMLSTPILNPPQSAILGMHNIVDRPIAVYGQVEIHPIMYVALSYDHRVIDGRESVSFLVKVKEMLENPAKMLFGGNDPIVALLGL; from the coding sequence ATGATCATAGAGGTAAAAGTTCCCAGCCCGGGTGAGTCGATCAACGAAGTCCAGTTAGCTAACTGGATGGTTGAAGACGGCTCCTTTGTTGAAAAAGATCAGGAAATCGCCGAGATCGATTCGGATAAAGCCACGCTCAGCATCAGCGCTGAACAGTCGGGAGTTATTCGCATCCTCATCAGCAAGGGCGAGAGCATAGCAGTAGGATCAGTCGTTGCAAGGATTGAAACTGACGGAAAAGCACCCTCTGAAAAGCCCATGAAAGTAGCAACTTCGAAAAAGCCTGTTTCAAAGGATGAGGATCCTTCAATCAAGCTCCATCTTTCTCCATTGGCAAAAAAGCTTCTTGAAACGAACCTGGTCAGCGAGGAGGATTTTATCGAATTTATCAGGCATTACCGTTTTTCAAAGAATGATGTCTCTTTTATCCTTGAGGAGAAAGACAAGGTTAAACCCGCCCAATTACCTGCACAACCAGAAAGCCGGGGTGGAAGCCGGGATACAGAGCGCAAGAAAATGACCACTTTGCGCCTGAAGCTTGCTGAACGCCTGGTATCCGTAAAGAATGAAACTGCCATGCTCACAACTTTCAATGAAGTGAACATGACCCCTGTCATGAAAATACGCCAACAGTATAAAGATTCTTTTAAAGAGAAGCATGGAGTATCCCTGGGGTTCATGTCGTTCTTCACGAAGGCCATCACCGAAGCTTTGCAGCATTTTCCGCAAGTCAATGCACAAATTGACGGGGATGAGATTGTTTTCCACAATTATGCCGATATAGGCATAGCAGTGAGTACGCCGAAAGGCTTGATGGTACCTGTTCTGAGGAATGCCGAGCAAATGTCGCTGGCTGAAATTGAACTGAAAATAAAGGAACTGGCAACCCGAGCACGGGATAACAAGATCAGCCTTGATGATATGAAAGGCGGCACCTTTACGATTACGAACGGCGGGGTTTTCGGATCCATGTTATCCACTCCGATTCTCAATCCGCCGCAAAGCGCCATCCTGGGCATGCATAATATTGTCGACAGGCCCATAGCAGTCTACGGGCAGGTAGAGATCCACCCCATCATGTACGTGGCTCTATCCTATGATCACAGGGTCATAGATGGCAGGGAGTCAGTCAGTTTCCTGGTAAAAGTCAAGGAGATGCTGGAGAATCCTGCAAAGATGCTGTTCGGTGGAAATGATCCGATCGTTGCATTGCTTGGGCTTTAG
- a CDS encoding 2-oxoglutarate dehydrogenase E1 component has product MDRFSYLHAADPAIVEEQYRKFLEDPVSVDESWRQFFDGFEFALKHYPVRKKSEETVYPSEFKVINLINGYRQRGHLFTRTNPVRTRRKYTPTLDLENFGLTQDDLLKSFEAGHEIGIGKASLKEILDHLQQTYCQSVGAEFFYIRNPEVRLWLQNKMEQSKNTYPFTLDDRKYIYRDLARAVMFEKFIHKKFPGQKRFSLEGAEALIPALDAIMEKGSQLGTDEFVIGIPHRGRLNVLANILKKPFREIFNEFKGMKYDDETLLGDVKYHLGFTVERLTTLGKRVKMTLSPNPSHLEAVYPVVEGIVRARADKDYKGDFNRIAAILIHGDASIAGQGVVYEVIQMSQLPGYKTGGTVHFVVNNQIGFTTNYLDARSSTYCTDVAKVVQSPVFHVNGDDVEALIATIQIAMEFRAKFQRDVFIDILCYRKYGHNEGDEPRFTQPILYNIIEKHPSPMEIYKQQLLEKGLLERSFFNEVDVRIQDNLEKDLEESKKIEKAHISSFLSHVWKDIRKAIPRDFEASPDTSVDLEKLKMIGRRIAHVPKGENYFRKLVKLQETRMEMIEITGMLDWAMGELMAYGTLLEEGFRVRISGQDSIRGTFSHRHAVLKIEDSEKEYYPLNHLSDTQARFEIYNSPLSEYGVLGFDYGYSLASPDTLTIWEAQFGDFANAAQIIFDQFLCSAEDKWNVMNDLVIYLPHGFEGQGPEHSSARIERFLILSAEYNMQVANITTPANFFHLIRRQLHREFRKPLIVFTPKSLLRHPRCVSPLSDLSTGGFRELIDDPAAEPDLINKLVFCTGKVYYDLLEEKEKIHANDTAIIRIEQLHPFPLNQVRKIMAKYHQSTDTLWTQEEPANMGAWTFIQQQMQEFTTRLIARPSSGSPATGSHEFHEIRQRKIIEKTFSSCDCPKVAEECRMICIGNRWKTFENQLLKTGVPITSKSVSAIKKLES; this is encoded by the coding sequence ATGGATAGGTTTTCATATCTGCATGCTGCTGACCCGGCCATTGTGGAAGAACAATACAGGAAATTCCTGGAAGACCCGGTATCCGTGGATGAAAGCTGGAGGCAGTTCTTTGATGGATTTGAATTTGCCCTGAAACATTATCCTGTTCGCAAAAAAAGCGAAGAAACCGTCTATCCGTCTGAATTTAAAGTCATTAACCTTATAAATGGGTATCGGCAGCGGGGCCACTTATTTACACGGACCAATCCGGTCAGAACGCGCAGGAAATATACTCCCACACTTGACCTGGAAAATTTCGGGTTAACCCAGGATGATCTCCTGAAATCATTCGAAGCAGGCCATGAGATCGGGATCGGTAAAGCCTCATTGAAAGAGATATTGGATCATCTTCAACAGACTTACTGCCAATCGGTTGGCGCAGAATTTTTCTATATCCGCAATCCTGAAGTCCGTCTCTGGCTGCAAAACAAGATGGAACAGTCGAAGAACACCTACCCTTTTACACTGGATGACAGGAAATATATCTACCGCGATTTGGCAAGAGCTGTTATGTTTGAAAAATTTATCCATAAAAAATTCCCCGGTCAGAAGCGTTTTTCCCTTGAAGGGGCCGAAGCGCTTATTCCTGCTTTGGACGCCATTATGGAAAAAGGATCGCAACTGGGCACGGATGAATTTGTGATCGGTATACCGCACAGGGGCAGGTTAAATGTACTGGCCAATATCCTGAAAAAACCCTTCAGGGAAATTTTCAATGAATTCAAAGGCATGAAATATGACGATGAAACCCTTCTCGGGGATGTTAAATATCATCTCGGATTCACAGTGGAACGGCTGACAACCCTTGGCAAACGCGTAAAAATGACGCTGTCCCCCAATCCATCACACCTTGAAGCCGTCTATCCGGTTGTCGAAGGGATAGTCAGGGCCCGCGCCGACAAGGACTATAAAGGTGATTTTAACCGCATCGCTGCTATCCTTATCCATGGCGATGCATCAATTGCAGGACAGGGAGTGGTCTATGAAGTGATCCAGATGTCGCAGCTCCCGGGTTATAAAACCGGAGGGACCGTACACTTTGTTGTTAACAATCAGATTGGTTTTACCACCAACTACCTGGATGCAAGGTCCAGCACATACTGCACTGACGTGGCCAAGGTCGTTCAATCACCGGTTTTTCATGTCAATGGTGATGACGTTGAAGCGCTGATCGCCACTATTCAGATTGCCATGGAGTTCAGGGCAAAATTCCAGCGGGATGTTTTTATTGACATTCTCTGTTACAGGAAGTACGGCCATAATGAAGGTGATGAACCCCGGTTTACGCAACCCATCCTCTATAATATTATCGAAAAGCATCCGAGCCCGATGGAGATCTATAAACAGCAATTGCTTGAAAAGGGGCTGCTTGAACGATCATTTTTTAATGAAGTCGATGTCAGGATCCAGGATAATCTCGAAAAAGACCTGGAGGAATCGAAAAAGATTGAAAAAGCTCATATCAGCTCATTTCTTAGCCATGTATGGAAAGACATCCGGAAAGCCATACCCCGGGACTTTGAAGCATCACCTGACACTTCCGTCGACCTTGAAAAGCTCAAGATGATCGGTCGCCGGATTGCCCATGTGCCTAAAGGTGAAAACTATTTTCGTAAATTGGTTAAGCTCCAGGAAACGCGCATGGAGATGATCGAAATTACGGGAATGCTTGACTGGGCAATGGGAGAACTGATGGCCTACGGCACTTTGCTGGAAGAAGGGTTCCGGGTTCGTATCAGCGGCCAGGACTCCATCAGAGGGACTTTTTCGCACCGGCATGCTGTTTTAAAAATTGAAGATTCCGAGAAAGAGTATTACCCTCTGAATCATTTAAGTGACACCCAGGCCCGTTTCGAAATATACAACTCCCCTCTTTCAGAATATGGCGTGCTGGGATTTGATTATGGTTATTCTCTGGCATCACCTGATACATTGACCATCTGGGAGGCCCAGTTTGGTGATTTTGCCAATGCAGCCCAGATCATATTCGACCAGTTCCTTTGCAGTGCAGAAGACAAATGGAATGTAATGAACGACCTGGTCATTTACCTTCCCCATGGATTTGAAGGACAAGGGCCGGAACATTCCAGCGCAAGGATCGAGCGATTTTTAATCCTGAGCGCTGAATACAACATGCAGGTGGCTAATATCACCACCCCGGCTAATTTTTTCCATTTGATCCGCCGGCAATTGCACCGTGAATTCAGGAAACCGCTTATCGTTTTCACTCCCAAGAGCCTGCTGCGCCATCCCCGGTGCGTATCACCGCTTTCAGATCTGTCAACAGGAGGATTCCGTGAATTAATTGATGATCCTGCGGCTGAACCTGATCTGATTAATAAGTTAGTTTTCTGCACCGGGAAAGTATATTATGACCTATTGGAAGAAAAAGAGAAGATCCATGCAAATGATACGGCCATCATCCGGATAGAGCAACTGCATCCTTTTCCCCTGAACCAGGTCAGGAAGATCATGGCAAAATATCATCAATCAACTGATACTTTATGGACACAGGAAGAACCTGCCAATATGGGGGCATGGACATTTATCCAGCAACAGATGCAGGAGTTCACAACAAGATTGATCGCCCGACCTTCCAGTGGAAGCCCGGCAACCGGTTCGCACGAGTTCCATGAAATCAGGCAGCGTAAGATCATTGAAAAGACTTTCAGCAGTTGCGACTGCCCGAAAGTTGCGGAAGAATGCCGGATGATCTGCATTGGGAATCGCTGGAAGACCTTTGAGAACCAATTGTTAAAAACTGGGGTGCCTATCACCAGCAAGTCTGTTTCCGCAATTAAAAAACTTGAAAGCTAA
- a CDS encoding 4Fe-4S binding protein, translating to MAYKITDDCTACGTCIDECPVEAISEGDIYVIDPDICTDCGSCADVCPVDAIEPA from the coding sequence ATGGCTTATAAAATAACTGATGACTGTACAGCTTGTGGCACCTGCATCGATGAGTGCCCTGTTGAAGCTATTTCGGAAGGTGATATCTATGTGATTGATCCTGATATCTGCACCGACTGTGGTTCCTGTGCAGACGTCTGCCCGGTAGATGCTATCGAACCGGCATAA
- a CDS encoding T9SS type A sorting domain-containing protein: MMKLTLSLVGFFILSLSISVKSQQYDSLVIENAQWRVAYYYESDPTEMFGWLLRGDTLINGYQYKKVFKRHFQDYNSNVIDTQYLFGVMRENVENKLVYAIQFYESSGGCDTINSEFRLYDFSCQLGDTLLICFTNPIQYSIVYSVDTTFYFGKLRRNFTASHTIDFIEGVGHLAGLFENPIMPVTKEINYYYSELIDYCVGSDEECSVYYVQVDDNSINSNFVIYPNPCRGSFTIQPHNSSRYVWHYSLYNYIGECIQSGDIFKENEVIKLRNQGYYYLKLISDRNILFTKKIICTY, translated from the coding sequence ATGATGAAATTAACTCTTTCTTTAGTTGGATTTTTTATTCTATCCCTTAGTATCTCCGTAAAATCTCAGCAATATGATAGCCTTGTCATTGAAAATGCACAATGGCGGGTCGCTTATTACTATGAGTCTGATCCTACTGAAATGTTCGGCTGGTTGCTACGAGGAGATACTTTAATAAATGGTTATCAATATAAAAAAGTCTTTAAGCGTCATTTTCAAGACTATAATTCCAATGTAATAGATACTCAATATTTGTTCGGTGTTATGAGGGAGAACGTTGAAAATAAACTAGTTTACGCCATTCAATTTTACGAATCTTCCGGAGGATGTGATACAATAAATTCTGAATTCCGATTATATGATTTTTCTTGTCAACTTGGAGACACCTTATTGATATGTTTTACTAATCCGATACAATATTCAATTGTATATAGTGTGGATACAACATTTTATTTTGGCAAGCTCAGAAGAAATTTTACAGCATCACATACTATTGATTTTATAGAGGGTGTCGGTCACCTTGCAGGATTATTTGAGAATCCAATTATGCCTGTTACAAAGGAAATAAATTATTACTACTCAGAATTGATCGATTACTGTGTAGGTTCTGATGAAGAGTGTTCTGTTTATTATGTGCAAGTTGATGATAACTCTATAAATTCAAATTTCGTGATTTATCCAAATCCTTGCAGAGGAAGCTTTACAATCCAGCCACATAACTCCAGCAGGTATGTTTGGCACTACAGTCTTTATAATTACATAGGAGAATGTATACAATCGGGTGACATTTTTAAAGAAAATGAGGTCATTAAATTAAGAAATCAAGGATATTACTATCTGAAATTGATTTCCGACCGAAATATATTATTCACAAAGAAAATAATTTGTACTTATTGA
- a CDS encoding T9SS type A sorting domain-containing protein, with protein MKKFIFLFILFFGLFDLKGQYTYFNNRFNNDNWSAALSILETESGYVISGVSGVVSNDYIFKRIVLTSIDDQGNQLWWKTYGEDFHNYYAGGIRGCISTSDGGFVISGSIEDSIRDVGLLIKFDENGDSLWSRIYGDSASIDYTATIFTVCEQLPDNGFLITGYVHVSGDDDDILLIRTDNLGNIKWFHTYGQLHWLDAGYSLIPLPEGNFLIGLDRQQVGNNTSRDPGLLKVDSLGNQIWIKYYGGIYDDGHSVVILSQDGNYLVGSTYAVSQPHPDYPDLKVWIFKTDTAGNVIWERKYSDTTFLGWCSTIEELGDGSIIVSGTGAFADGFGNYGWILKTKENGDSIWMRRYSYYPTFENHLNDLRITSDNGIIITGMALGDPEWEQSIWVQKLDSIGCDSSGCDTTVGIHEEHGGMEAWEHGILELWPNPASDWIHIIFRENRPNWLSNRDLEIFNVFGKLVDRVKVPMITESYDFNVSNLPQGLYLLVIRERQKVVYTGKFLIAR; from the coding sequence ATGAAAAAGTTCATATTTTTATTTATATTGTTCTTTGGATTATTTGACTTAAAAGGCCAATACACTTACTTTAACAACCGCTTTAACAATGATAACTGGAGCGCAGCATTGAGTATTCTTGAAACGGAATCAGGGTATGTTATTAGTGGAGTTAGTGGTGTGGTTTCCAATGATTATATTTTTAAAAGAATTGTCCTTACTTCCATTGATGACCAGGGAAACCAGTTATGGTGGAAAACTTACGGAGAAGATTTCCACAATTATTATGCCGGTGGAATACGGGGATGTATTAGTACATCCGATGGTGGATTTGTTATAAGTGGGAGTATAGAAGATTCTATTAGAGATGTCGGATTATTGATAAAATTTGATGAAAATGGCGATTCACTCTGGTCCAGAATTTATGGTGATTCTGCCTCGATTGATTATACAGCTACCATTTTTACGGTTTGTGAACAATTACCTGATAATGGATTTCTCATTACTGGTTATGTACATGTATCAGGAGATGATGATGATATATTACTCATAAGGACTGATAATCTTGGAAATATAAAATGGTTTCATACATATGGTCAACTACATTGGTTAGATGCTGGTTATTCCTTAATCCCATTGCCCGAAGGTAATTTTTTAATCGGATTAGATAGGCAACAAGTTGGAAATAACACTTCAAGGGATCCAGGTCTTCTCAAAGTTGATAGTCTTGGAAACCAAATTTGGATTAAATATTATGGAGGTATCTATGATGATGGACACTCCGTCGTTATACTATCACAAGATGGTAATTACCTTGTTGGAAGTACATATGCCGTGTCACAACCCCATCCGGATTACCCGGATCTTAAGGTTTGGATATTTAAAACAGATACCGCAGGAAATGTTATATGGGAAAGGAAATATAGTGATACGACATTTCTGGGGTGGTGTTCTACAATAGAGGAACTGGGCGATGGAAGTATTATCGTTTCTGGAACAGGTGCTTTTGCTGACGGATTTGGTAATTATGGTTGGATATTAAAAACAAAGGAAAATGGTGATAGTATCTGGATGAGGCGATACAGTTATTATCCTACATTTGAAAACCACCTTAATGATCTCAGGATCACATCCGATAATGGAATAATCATTACAGGTATGGCTTTAGGTGATCCCGAATGGGAGCAATCCATCTGGGTGCAGAAATTGGACAGCATTGGCTGTGATTCATCAGGTTGTGATACAACTGTCGGAATTCATGAAGAGCATGGGGGCATGGAGGCATGGGAGCATGGGATCTTGGAGTTGTGGCCAAATCCTGCATCAGACTGGATTCACATTATATTCCGGGAAAACAGGCCGAATTGGTTATCTAATAGAGATTTGGAAATATTCAATGTGTTTGGAAAACTTGTGGATAGAGTTAAAGTGCCGATGATTACGGAATCGTATGATTTTAATGTTTCAAACCTTCCCCAGGGTCTCTATCTCCTGGTTATACGTGAAAGACAAAAAGTCGTTTATACCGGAAAGTTTTTGATTGCAAGGTAA
- a CDS encoding 2-oxoacid:acceptor oxidoreductase subunit alpha yields the protein MDNKNHQIIELEHVVVKLAGDSGDGMQLSGSQFSDTTAIDGHDLATFPDYPAEIRAPQGTVAGVSGFQLHFGQIKVETPGDLADVLIALNPAALKVNMKWVKTAATIIVDVDSFEQKDIVKAGFTQNPLDDGTLDGYKVVKAPITSLSQATCLELGLDAKSADRTKNQFALGMLYYLFNKDIDLGENFLEEKFGKKPLVSEANKAVLRAGYHFAETVEEFDITYRLKPSEDMKGRYRNMTGNMAVAWGLMAAAEKAGLELFLGSYPITPATEILHELAHRKHLGVITLQAEDEIAGINSAIGAAFTGKLAATSTSGPGLALKSEAIGLAMITELPLVIIDVQRGGPSTGLPTKPEQSDLLQALFGRNGESPVVVMAASTPANCFDYAFMAAKIAVEHMVPVILMTDGYLANGSELWKVTKMAELPTITPRFVKDNDPNYKPYLRDPETLARSWAIPGQEGLRHRIGGLEKEDVIGTVSHDPLNHQKMVGLRQEKVYRVANVIPELEVYGENTGDLLVVGWGGTYGHLVSAVKDLQTEGKSISLAHFNYIYPLPKNAEQVLKGFKKIVVCELNNGQFIYWLRAMFPQYQYLTYHKIQGLPFMINELKSKFNEILKEH from the coding sequence ATGGATAATAAAAATCACCAGATCATTGAACTGGAGCATGTTGTGGTTAAACTTGCGGGTGATTCCGGCGACGGGATGCAACTGAGCGGATCACAGTTTTCTGATACAACTGCAATTGATGGGCACGACCTGGCAACTTTTCCTGATTACCCTGCAGAAATTCGCGCACCACAGGGAACTGTGGCCGGTGTATCCGGTTTCCAGCTTCATTTTGGGCAAATCAAGGTTGAAACACCGGGTGACCTGGCGGATGTGCTGATCGCATTGAATCCTGCCGCTCTCAAAGTTAATATGAAATGGGTCAAAACCGCAGCAACCATTATCGTTGATGTGGATAGTTTCGAACAGAAAGATATTGTTAAGGCAGGCTTTACGCAAAATCCACTGGATGATGGAACCCTCGACGGGTATAAAGTGGTCAAAGCTCCCATTACCAGCCTGAGCCAGGCAACCTGCCTCGAACTGGGCCTTGATGCGAAATCGGCTGACAGGACCAAAAACCAGTTTGCTTTAGGCATGTTGTATTACCTGTTCAATAAAGATATTGACCTGGGGGAAAATTTCCTTGAAGAAAAATTCGGAAAGAAGCCACTGGTGTCGGAAGCAAATAAAGCAGTTCTCCGCGCGGGGTATCATTTTGCGGAGACCGTTGAAGAGTTTGATATCACTTACCGGCTCAAGCCCAGTGAAGATATGAAAGGCCGTTACCGTAACATGACCGGCAACATGGCAGTTGCCTGGGGCCTCATGGCGGCAGCGGAAAAAGCCGGACTTGAATTATTTCTGGGTTCATATCCTATAACCCCTGCTACTGAAATTTTGCATGAACTTGCCCATCGGAAACACCTTGGGGTTATAACACTTCAGGCAGAAGATGAGATTGCTGGGATAAACAGTGCCATCGGGGCTGCTTTTACGGGAAAACTGGCTGCCACATCTACTTCAGGCCCTGGTCTGGCATTGAAAAGTGAAGCTATAGGCTTAGCTATGATTACCGAATTGCCTTTAGTCATCATAGATGTTCAAAGAGGTGGCCCTTCTACTGGTTTGCCTACAAAACCCGAACAATCAGACCTTTTGCAGGCCCTGTTTGGCCGGAATGGCGAAAGCCCTGTAGTTGTAATGGCTGCCAGCACCCCTGCCAATTGCTTCGATTATGCCTTTATGGCAGCGAAAATCGCAGTGGAACATATGGTCCCTGTCATCCTGATGACTGATGGTTACCTTGCCAACGGCTCAGAACTCTGGAAAGTTACTAAAATGGCGGAGCTCCCAACGATCACCCCTCGATTTGTCAAAGATAATGATCCAAATTATAAACCTTACCTCAGGGATCCCGAAACCTTGGCCCGCTCATGGGCTATTCCCGGGCAGGAAGGACTAAGACACAGAATTGGCGGCCTGGAAAAGGAAGATGTGATCGGAACCGTTTCCCACGACCCGCTGAATCATCAGAAAATGGTGGGGCTCAGGCAGGAAAAGGTTTACAGGGTAGCCAATGTGATCCCGGAACTGGAAGTTTATGGCGAAAATACGGGCGATTTGCTGGTGGTCGGTTGGGGAGGTACTTATGGGCACCTTGTTTCGGCTGTGAAAGATTTGCAGACAGAAGGTAAAAGCATCAGCCTGGCACATTTTAATTACATTTACCCTCTTCCGAAAAACGCGGAACAAGTCCTGAAAGGGTTTAAAAAAATCGTTGTTTGCGAACTCAACAACGGGCAGTTCATATACTGGCTGAGGGCAATGTTTCCTCAATATCAATATCTTACCTATCACAAAATCCAGGGATTGCCATTCATGATCAATGAGCTTAAATCGAAATTCAACGAAATTCTGAAGGAACACTGA